GGTCCCATAAACATAGGTATAATAACAACTGGAAATTCACTTCCTTGACTTTTATGAATGGTTATTGCATACGCAAGGTTAAGTTCATCCAAAAATACATTATCATATTTAACACGCTTTTCATCATCAAATAAAACAATAAGATTTTCGCTATCATCTATATCTGTTATATAGCCTATATCACCGTTGTATACTCCAATACCTTCTTCACTATTATCTATTTTAGTCCATTTCATAGAGTAGTTATTCTTAATCTGCATAACTTTATCCCCTACTCTAAAAATAGTATCTCTAAATTCTTTTTCTTTCTTATTTTTACTTTCTTTATTTAATATACTTTGTAAACTCTTATTTAAATTTTCTACGCCTAATATCCCTTTTCTTGTAGGTGATAATATTTGTATGTCTCGAATATTATTCCAGTTTTCATTAAACTTAGGAAGTCTTTCAGAAATCAAGTCTAAAATAGTCTTAATAACATTCTCCATTTCACCGCATCTTAAAAAGTAAAAGTCATTATTCTTTTTATTTATTATAGGCATTTCTCCATTGTTTATTTTATGGGCATTAACTACAATCATACTTTCTTTGCCTTGCCTAAAAATCTCCTTCAATCTAACTACTTTTACACTTTTACTTTCTATTAAATCTCTCAATACATTTCCAGGTCCAACAGAAGGAAGTTGGTCTACATCCCCCACTATGATTACCCTAGTTCCTAGGGATACAGCTTTTAAGAGATTATTCATAAGCATAATATCTATCATAGATGCTTCATCTATAATAACTACATTAGATTCCAAAGGTTCTTCTTCACTTTTAAAAAACTGCATATTTGAATCATCATCACTATATCCTATTTCTAAAAGTCTATGTATTGTCTTTGCTTCTCTATTTGTAGCTTCAGTCATCCTTTTTGCAGCTCTACCAGTAGGGGCCCCCATAGTAACAGTCATTCCTGCATTTTCAAAAATTCTAATTATACAATTTATTATTGTGGTTTTACCTGTTCCAGGACCACCAGTTATAATTTCCATACCACTTTCAAAAGCTCCACAAATAGCTTCCTTTTGAGAAGGTGCAAATTTAATGTTATTTTCTTTCTCAAAACTTTTTATTTCCTCTTCCACATCTATATTAATTTTATCATAGGAAGACATGGTTAAACTTAAAACCTTTTTAGTAACAGATAATTCACTATAATAATAAGGAATAGTAAAAACACATTCTACTCCATCAATATTCTCAACCTTTATATTTCCTGAGACCACTACTTCAAAAATATTTTTTTCTATTTCATCTTTATTTACACAAAGAATACTTTCCCCTCTTTTTAAAAGTTCATCCATAGGCATATAGGTATTACCTAACAAACAAAATTCATTTACAACATACTTAATACCACTTTTTATTCTATATGAGGAATTTTTATCAAGGCCCAAATTTAAGGCTATTTTATCTGCTGTTTTAAAGCCCATACCCGATATATCCTCTACCATTTTATATGGATTTTGTTTTAAAATTTCTATAGCATTAGTACCATACTTATTATATATTTTCACACATTGATTAGCAGTTATACCATAGGGTTGAAGAAATATCATTATATTTCTTACTTCCCTCTGCCTTGAATAAGATTCATATATAAGTTTTATCTTTTTTTCACCTATACCCTCGATTTCTTTTAACCTATCTATATCATTATCTAAAATATCTAAAGTTTCTTCTTTAAAATGATCTATAATCTTTCTTGCTGTGACAGGTCCTATACCAGATATTATTCCTGAAGATAGATATTTTTCTATGCCTATAAGAGTCTTTGGTACTATCTCCTCACAAGATAACACTTTTAACTGTTTCCCAAAGGTAGGATGGGAAGACCACTCCCCTTTAATTTTTAAATTTTGTCCTTCTACCAGAAAAGGAATTGTTCCTACTATAGTTATTTCATCTTTACTATTTTTTAGTTCCTTTATTTTGGCTACAGTATACCCATTTTCCTCATTTTTGAATATTATACTTTGTACTATACCTATCATTTCTAACATAGAATCTCTCCCATTATTTTTTAAACACTTAAATTATAACATATAAAAGAAATCTTCAATAATATAAAATAAAAAACACGGATACACTTAAAGTATGTCCGTGTTTAATTTCTTTAACTTAATATAACTAAATATATTTCTTTATTTCATCAACCTTATCTAAGTGTTCCCATGGAAGGTCTACATCTGTTCTTCCAAAATGTCCGTACGCCGCTGTTTGTCTGTATATAGGTCTTCTTAAATCTAGTTCTTTTATAATAGCAGCTGGTCTTAAATCGAAAACTTTATTTACTATTTCTACAATTTTATCGTTCTCAATTTTACCAGTTCCAAATGTCTCTACACTTATAGATACTGGTTTAGCAACTCCAATGGCATATGCTAATTGAATTTCCATCTTATCTGCTACTCCTGCTGCAACTAAATTCTTAGCTACCCATCTTGCAGCGTATGCAGCTGATCTATCAACTTTTGTAGCATCCTTTCCTGAGAATGCACCACCACCATGTCTTCCAGCTCCACCATAAGTGTCTACTATTATCTTTCTTCCAGTTAATCCAGAATCCCCTTGCGGACCTCCAATTACAAATCTTCCTGTAGGATTTATAAAATATTTTGTAGTAGAATCCAATAATTCTTGTGGTACTACAACCTTTATTACATTTTCTATTAAGTCCTTTTGTATTTGCTCATGAGTTATTTCTGGAGCATGTTGAGTAGAAATAACTATTGTATCTATTCTAACAGGACCATTTTCGCCATATTCTACAGTGACTTGTGTTTTACCATCTGGTCTTAAATAATCTAAAATACCTTCTTTTCTAACTTGTGATAATCTTAAAGATAATTTGTGAGCAAGAGAAATAGGTAATGGCATATACTCTTCTGTTTCATTAGAAGCGTATCCAAACATCATACCTTGATCTCCAGCACCTATATCTTCTATAGCAGACTTTTCTCCTTCTCTAGCTTCTAGTGCCTCATCTACACCCATAGCTATATCAGAAGATTGTTCATCTATAGATGTTATAACAGAACATGTATCTGCATCAAATCCAAACTTAGCTCTTGTATATCCTATATCTTTAATTGTATTTCTAACAACTTTAGGTATATCAACATAACAATTAGTACTTACTTCTCCTACAACCATTACCATACCTGTAGTTACAACTGTCTCACAAGCTACCCTTCCTTGTGGATCTTTAGATAATATTTCATCCAAAATAGCATCTGAAATTTGGTCACATATTTTATCTGGATGCCCTTCAGTAACTGATTCTGACGTAAATAGTCTTCTCATTTTTAATCCTCCTAATAAAATTTAGCCATTATTTTATAATAAAAAAACCTCTTCCAAAATAAAGAAGAGGTAGCATTTACATGTACACACCTCTTATCTTGCAGAATATTCTGCAGGAATTGGCACCATAATGCTTTTAAGCATCGGTTGCCGGGTTTCATAGGGCCCTTTCCCTCCACCTCTCTTGATAAGAGCATCATATTCGATTTTAATTAAATGTTATCATGGAATTAAAAAAATGTCAATAAGAATTTATATTCATAAATCTATCTAATAATTTAAATTTATACTTAATTTTCACTACTACAAATATAGTATATAAAAGTAAAAGGACATACAACGTATGTCCTTTTGGTGGATGAAGATGGATTCGAACCATCGAAGC
The nucleotide sequence above comes from Hathewaya histolytica. Encoded proteins:
- the recD2 gene encoding SF1B family DNA helicase RecD2, encoding MLEMIGIVQSIIFKNEENGYTVAKIKELKNSKDEITIVGTIPFLVEGQNLKIKGEWSSHPTFGKQLKVLSCEEIVPKTLIGIEKYLSSGIISGIGPVTARKIIDHFKEETLDILDNDIDRLKEIEGIGEKKIKLIYESYSRQREVRNIMIFLQPYGITANQCVKIYNKYGTNAIEILKQNPYKMVEDISGMGFKTADKIALNLGLDKNSSYRIKSGIKYVVNEFCLLGNTYMPMDELLKRGESILCVNKDEIEKNIFEVVVSGNIKVENIDGVECVFTIPYYYSELSVTKKVLSLTMSSYDKINIDVEEEIKSFEKENNIKFAPSQKEAICGAFESGMEIITGGPGTGKTTIINCIIRIFENAGMTVTMGAPTGRAAKRMTEATNREAKTIHRLLEIGYSDDDSNMQFFKSEEEPLESNVVIIDEASMIDIMLMNNLLKAVSLGTRVIIVGDVDQLPSVGPGNVLRDLIESKSVKVVRLKEIFRQGKESMIVVNAHKINNGEMPIINKKNNDFYFLRCGEMENVIKTILDLISERLPKFNENWNNIRDIQILSPTRKGILGVENLNKSLQSILNKESKNKKEKEFRDTIFRVGDKVMQIKNNYSMKWTKIDNSEEGIGVYNGDIGYITDIDDSENLIVLFDDEKRVKYDNVFLDELNLAYAITIHKSQGSEFPVVIIPMFMGPPMLMNKNLLYTGITRAKKMAVLVGQEKALSFMVKNDRSFERYSSLRWRICSIMEDF
- the metK gene encoding methionine adenosyltransferase, which gives rise to MRRLFTSESVTEGHPDKICDQISDAILDEILSKDPQGRVACETVVTTGMVMVVGEVSTNCYVDIPKVVRNTIKDIGYTRAKFGFDADTCSVITSIDEQSSDIAMGVDEALEAREGEKSAIEDIGAGDQGMMFGYASNETEEYMPLPISLAHKLSLRLSQVRKEGILDYLRPDGKTQVTVEYGENGPVRIDTIVISTQHAPEITHEQIQKDLIENVIKVVVPQELLDSTTKYFINPTGRFVIGGPQGDSGLTGRKIIVDTYGGAGRHGGGAFSGKDATKVDRSAAYAARWVAKNLVAAGVADKMEIQLAYAIGVAKPVSISVETFGTGKIENDKIVEIVNKVFDLRPAAIIKELDLRRPIYRQTAAYGHFGRTDVDLPWEHLDKVDEIKKYI